TGACCGAGAACAGGTAGTCCCAGCGCCCGGCGTTCAACCCGGCGGCGTGGTCACGGAGTTCGTATAGGATTTCCTCCATCTCAAAGGCGGCTGTGATGGTCTCGATCAGCACCGTTGCCCGGATGGTGCCCTGGGGGATGCCGAGCAGGTCCTGGGCCTGGATGAAGATGTCATTCCAGAGGCGGGCCTCCAGATGGTTTTCAATCTTCGGCAGGTAGAAGTACGGGCCCTTGCCCTGGGCGATGAGGCGGCGGGCGTTGTGGAAGAAGAACAAGCCAAAGTCCACGATCCCGCCGGCCATCGGCTTACCGTTGATGAGCAGGTGCTTCTCCGGCAGGTGCCAGCCGCGGGGCCGGACCACAATGGTGGGCAGCTCCTCCTGCGGCGCCAGCTTGTACTCCTTGCCTTCGGGGCTGGTGAAGTCGATGCGGCGTTCCAGTGCGTCGATCAAGTTCAGCTGGCCACGGATCACATTGCCCCACGTGGGGGTTGAGGAGTCCTCCATGTCGGCCAGCCATACCTTGGCCCCGGAGTTCAGGGCGTTGATGGTCATCTTCTTATCCACCGGGCCGGTGATCTCCACACGGCGGTCCTCCAGGCCCGGGGCCGGAGGGGCCACCCGCCAGCGGGGGTCCTCACGGATGGCGGAGGTGTGGCTGAGATAGCGTGGGTCCGTACCACTGAGGATCTGGCGGCGACGTGTTTGGCGGGCTTCCAGCAATTGTGCACGGCGCGCCGTCGTCGTGCGGTTCAGGGCGGCGATGAAATCCAGGGCCTCGGGGGTCAGGATTTCTTCCTGTCGGTGGATGGGGGGTGCGGTCAAGGTGACGCCGTTAAACGTGATGCCGTTCAGGCTGTTCGTTGAGTTCATTTCGATGCGCTCCAAGTCAAAAGTGCTGCTGGTCGAGCGTGTCGCGACCAAAGATCTCGACACGCTCAACCAGCGGGAAAAGGGTTAGTGGAACTGCTGGGCTTCGGTGGAACCAGCCAAGGCGAGGGTGCCGCTGTTTGGGTTCAGTGCGCTCGCCACCAGATCGAAGTAGCCTGTGCCCACTTCGCGTTGGTGTTTGGTTGCGGTGTAGCCGCGGTCTTCAGAGGCAAATTCGCGCTCCTGCAGTTCGACGTAGGCGCTCATCCCATCCCGGGCGTAGCCGTGGGCGAGGTCAAACATCGAGTAGTTCAGGGCGTGGAAGCCAGCCAGGGTGATGAACTGGAACTTGAAGCCCATGGCGCCGAGCTCGCGTTGGAACTTGGCGATGGTGGAGTCGTCCAAATGCTTTTTCCAGTTGAACGACGGTGAACAGTTGTAGGCCAGCATCTGGTCCGGGAACTCTGAGCGAATGGCTTCGGCAAACTTCTTTGCATGGGCCAGGTCCGGGGTGCCGGTTTCCATCCAGATGAGGTCGGCGTGGGGTGCGTAGGCCAGGCCGCGGGCAATGCACGGTTCGATCCCGTTGCGGACATTGTAAAAACCTTCGGCCGTGCGCTCGCCGGTAATGAAGGGCTTGTCGCGGTCGTCGACGTCGGAGGTGATCAAGGTGGCCGCCTCGGCATCAGTGCGGGCAATGATGACGGAGGGGACACCGGAAACATCGGCGGCGAGCCGTGCCGCGTTCAGGGTGCGCACGTGCTGGGCTGTGGGGATCAGGACCTTCCCACCCAGGTGCCCGCACTTTTTCTCGCTGGCCAGCTGGTCTTCCCAGTGCACGCCCGCTGCGCCGGCGGCGATCATGGATTTCATGAGCTCGTACGCGTTCAGCGGCCCGCCAAAGCCGGCCTCGGCGTCGGCGACGATCGGCACCAGCCAATCTTCCACACTCTGCTTGCCTTCGGAGAATTCGATCTGGTCTGCGCGAAGGAGGGCGTTGTTAATGCGGCGGACCACGGTGGGCACCGAGTTGACCGGGTACAAAGACTGGTCGGGGTAGGTGTTGCCCGAAGTGTTGGCGTCGGCGGCAACCTGCCAGCCGGAGAGGTAGATGGCCTTCAGCCCTGCCTTGACCTGCTGCACAGCCTGGTTGCCGGTGAGGGCGCCCAAGGCGTTGGTGTAGTCCTCGGGTCCGGCGTTGCGCAGCTGGTTCCAGAGCTTTTCCGCGCCGCGCCGGGCCAGTGTCTGTTCCTCGGTGACACGGCCCCGAAGCTTGACGACGTCATTCGCACCGTAGCTACGTTCGATCCCGTCCCAGCGGGGGTTGGCGGCCCATTCAAGTTCGAGAGCGGCGGCTGCCTGGGCGTTGCTCTGCTCCGGCGTCATTGCGGGTTCAAATGCTGCAGTCATGATTGTCGCTCCTTCTTGGAATGTGGTGTTGCTGTGTTCTTCTTCGTGATTTCCACTATTCAGGGGTTTTATCAACACTGCTAGGGGTAAAGGATGGAAAGATTGGCGCTTCTTCACGTATCCTAAAGAAATGACAAATGCAGGCTGGAACCTCACCCCTTCGACGCCTCGGGAGAACGACGGGGGCGCATCCAACGACGAGCTGGACATGATCGCGCTGGGGCGGCGGGTCAGGTTTCTGCGCAAGCAACTGGGTATGACCCTGGATGACCTTGGCGCCAGGGTGGGTGCCGCGCCGTCGCAGCTTTCACTCATTGAAAACGGCAAACGTGAGCCCAAGCTGACGTTGCTCCAGCATCTGGCCGGGGCACTCGGCGTCGGACTTGAGCAACTGCTGGGAGCCGAGCCGCCCAGCCGGCGGGCCGCCCTGGAAATCGAGCTGGAAAGGGCGCAGCGGGGGCCGCTGTACCAATCGCTGGGACTGCCGAAAGTCCGCGTCAGTTCGCGGCTTTCCACGGAGGTGCTGGAATCGCTGGTGGGCCTGCAACACGAACTGGAACGGCGGCTGGATGAGCAGTCGGCCACACCCGAGGAAGCCCGCCGGGCTAATGTTGAGCTGCGTATGGAAATGCGCGCCCGCAACAACTACTACCCTGAGATTGAAAGCCAGGCGAAGGACTTGTTGAAGGCCGTGGGGCACGACCGCGGGCCACTGTCCCACCACGTGGCCGCGGACATTGCCGAGCACCTCGGCTTTGCCCTGCACTATGTGGGGGATTTGCCGCATTCCACCCGTTCGGTGACGGACTTGAAGAATCACCGAATTTACCTCACGCAGGGCCAGCGCTCCGACCACGACCCCCGTTCCGTGCTGCTGCAGGCCCTGGGCCACTATGTGCTGGGGCACCAGACACCGCGGAACTATGCCGACTTTTTGCGCCAGCGCGTCTACACGAACTATTTTGCCGCCTCCTTGTTGATGCCGGAGCGGGCCACAGTGGACTTCCTCAAGGAGGCCAAGGCGGCGAAGGAACTGGCAATCGAGGACATCCGGGACGCTTTTGCTGTCTCCTACGAGACCGCCGCGCACAGGTTTACCAACCTGGCCACCGAACATTTGGGCATCACCACGCACTTCCAAAAGGTGCACGAGTCCGGGATCATTCACAAGGCCTACGAGAATGACGGCGTGAACTTCCCGGGCGACCATACTGGCGCCATCGAGGGGCAGGCCGTCTGCCGGTTCTGGACCTCGCGGGCCGTGTTCGAGGTGCCCGATAAGTTCCGGGCCTTCAATCAATACACTGACACGGCCGTGGGCACGTTCTGGTGCACGGCCCGGACCGAACGGCACTCCTCGGGGGAGTACTCGCTGAGCATCGGGGTGCCCTATGCGCATGTGAAGTGGTTCCGCGGCCGGGACACCACCGAGAGGTCGCAGTCCAAATGCCCGGACCCGGCCTGCTGCCGCCGCCCGCCGGTTGCGCTGTCGGCGCAGTGGGCCGGGAACGCCTGGCCCTCCACCCGCGCCAACTCACACCTTTTGGCTGCCATGCCGCAGGGCGCCTTTCCGGGCGTCGACGAAACAGAGGTGTACAAGTTCCTGGCAGTCCACGAAGGGCGGTAGTGCCGGAGGTTTCACGGATCGTTGCCTGACGTTCACCTGGTAAAGGTTCGCAAGCCCTCGCAGGAGCATAGCGTGAAGGTGTCAACAGCACCACGGCTCCCTAAAGTGAGGAACTACCATGACCACGAACCGGCTCCCCGTTGTTTTGACCCCAGAGCCTGCCAGTGATGAGGACGTTGTTGGCAGCAACGTTTCGGTTGTGAACGCGATGTACCAGGCTCTTTTGACCGCCGAGGAGATGGCCCCCGAAGCGCTGCACAGCTACTTCGTTGACTTTTACCTGGCACAATCACTCGACGGCGGATTCGCCCAGTACGTCTTCATGACCCCGGACCGGGTGGAACTGGACGGCTACATCCGCGAAGGGCTCGCCGCGATGGGAGCCTCAGGCCATCTGGAACTATTCAACCGCGCCACGGCGTTCTTCGACTCGCTCTCCGATGCCGACAAGGATGCCTACCTTGAAGGCGAGGCCATCGCGGATGAGCGCCCCGACGGCGTCACCGCCATGGAAGCCCTGGACAACGAGTTCGAGGAACTGCTGGAAACCGAGGACGTCACGGGCCTGAACGCCGCCTGGCTGCGCAGCCAGGATGGACTGCTGGTCCTGGACGGTGCCGAACTGGCAGCGCACATCGCCGCACGTGTTGCCGAAATCCCGGACCTGGCAGAGCGCCAGGCCGAGGCCGACAGCGCGAACACCCCCGAGTTTGAGGCCATCATCGGCGAGCTCTGCGCCCTCGCCGGGCACGACCTGGAGAAGATCACCATGGGGGACCCCAATTTCGAGCACAACGGCAAAAACGTGCTGGCCTGGCACTTCACCACGGATAAAGGCAGCTTCATCATGATCGAGGAGGAATCCGAAGCCCTCATGATCAACCCGGAAACCAAGGACGTCATTGCCCTACTCGAGTTCGATGAAGACGAGTTTGCCATCGCGTAGGGGCGCGCCGGGACGGCCAGAGGCGATTCTTTTGCGCAGATAAAGTCGGTGTGCGTGCCATACACCCGCTTTATCTGCCCAAACGATGGTGGAACCTCTCGGAATATGGCCGGACCCACAACTCCATAACAGCCGGGCCGGAACTGGACAGCAGCCAGGCCGTTTGTGCCACGGGCGGCACCCGCTGGGGGCGACGCGAAAAGCGGGTGCCGCCGTCAATTGCCGTATGGTCGAACCCATGAATGATCTCAAATGGACCGCCATCACACCTGCCAAAACCGCGTGGCAGTCGATGCCCTTTGCCCCCGGCATCTACAACATTTACCTGACAGGCGGTCTGCCCAAAAACGTGGAGTGGCCCGCCGAGTTGAAGCCCTTGAAGCGCGGGGACCTGATCTATGTGGGACGGGCGACGAACCTGAAAAGCCGGGCCCGACACCACGATGTGCAAACCTCAAAATCCACTTTCCGCCGCTCCCTGGCAGCCATTTTGGGGCTCCAAGCCCAGTGGCATGGAAAATCGGCACACCCGCGGCTGACGGACACCGACGAGGAACTGCTGAGCGCCTGGATGGTGAGCAACCTGGGCACCTCATTTTGTGTGGCGCCAAAGCTGGAGCTTGTCACGGACCTCGAAGATGCCATGCGCGCCGAACTCTGCCCGCCGTTCAACCGTGACGGACGGACACCGGAACAATTGTATGTTTCGGATGCAGCCGCCGCCGCGCAGCGCAACGCCCTGCGCGAGAGGGGCAAGCCGTCCGGGGACTGATCCCTTGACCTTGGCCGTAATCCCCAGCATGCTTTCAGTTACCAGCCGGTAGCCGGACCAGCCGAGGAATCGGCCTGGCCACGGCCCACCGTCTGGTCGCCGAGGGTGCCCACGTTTCTAACTCCGTACTCCGCGCCTTGGCTGGGTCAAGATCTATCCTTCGACAGAGCGGAGAAGCACATGAGCGGCGTTCCTTTCGCGGGCGGGATCGGCCCGGGCGCGAGCTTCCCGGATGAGGTCCAGGAGCTGCGCGCTCGCACACGGAACTTCATTCGCAGCACCGTCATCCCGGCTGAGCCGCGGCCGGGCCAAGCACTGAACCTTGCCGTCCGGCGCGAGCTGTCCGAGGCTGCTAAGGCTGCCGGGGTGTATGCCCCGCACGTTTCCAAGGACTTTGGCGGGCAGGGGCTGGCGGTGGAACATTGGTCACCAGTGTTCCAGGAGGCCGGCTATTCCCCGATTGGTCCGGCGGTGCTCAATTGCATGGCTCCGGATGAAGGCAATATGCACATGCTGCACCTGATCGGCACGGCGGAACAGCAGCGCAGGTACCTTGCACCCCTAGCCGCAGGCGAGATCAGCTCCTGTTTTGCCATGTCGGAGCCGCACCCCGGCGCCGGTTCAGATCCGGATGCCCTCCTCACCACTGCCATCCGCGACGGCAAGGGCTGGGTCATCAACGGCCGCAAACGGTTCACCAGCGGGGCCACATTTGCCAGCTTCGCGATTGTGATGGCCAGGACCGCCGAATCCGGGACCGCACCGGCCGGGGCCACCATGTTCCTGGTGCCCATGGCGACCCCCGGCGTCAGCCTGGGAGCGCCCATCCACACCATGGACAAGTACCTTCCAGGCGGCCACCCGCATGTGGATTTCGACGACGTCAAGGTCCCCGCCGCCGCCGTGCTGGGGGAGCCGGGGATGGGCTTCAAACATGCCCAGGTCAGGCTGGGGCCCGCCCGGCTGACACATTGCATGCGATGGTTGGGCCTGGCCCGCCGCGCCCTGGACATAGCCCTGGACAGGACCAACAGCCGCGAAATCTTTGGCACCCATATTTCGCAGTTGGGCATCGCGCAGGACATGATCGCCCAGTCGGTCATCGACATCGAGACCTCGGATGCCATTATCACCCAATGTGCGGCCTTGCTGGGAGTCGATCCCAGGTCCGGGTCAGCGCTGTCGTCGGTGACCAAGGTGCACTGCTCCGAGGCCGTCTACCGGATCATCGACAGGGCGGTCCAGCTGTGCGGCGGCGACGGCGTCTCCGACGGACTCCCTCTAGCCCAGTATCTGAACGAGGTGCGCCCGTTCCGCATCTATGACGGGTCCACCGAGACCCACAAGTGGGCCATCGCCCGGCGTGCGTCCGCTGCCAGGCGCCACGCCGTGGAGGCCGGCGAGCCATTCCAGGGCACGGTCAACGCTGACAGGTGGCAACGCTGATGGGTGCCCGCCAAGACGTGGTGGACACCACGGCGGAGGCGCAACGTCTTACAACGCCGCCCCTGCTGATCGTGGAGCGCGTGGAAGAGTTCTTAGACGGCGCAGGCCTGGGGGCGGGGCCCCTGCACATCCGCCGGATTGGCGAGGGACAGTCCAATGTGAGCTTTCGGATCATCCGGCGAGGGGCCGATGTCGTGCTTCGCAGGGGCCCGCGCCCGCCGCTGCCCCCGTCGACCCACGACATGATCCGCGAAGCCCACCTGCAACAATTGCTGGCGCCGCTGGGTGTGCCGGTCCCGAAAATCCTTGCCGTATGCGCCGACACACACGTCCTGGGCGTGCCGTTTTACGTCATGGATTTCCTCGAAGGCGACGTGGTGACGGACAGGATTCCGGCGCACCTGGACTCGCCGGCGCAGCGCAGAGAGAGCGGGGAGGCCGTTCTTGACATGCTGGTGCGGCTACATTCGGTGGACACCAGCCACGGCGAGATTGCAAAAGTTGGGCGCCCCGAAGGGTACCTGAAACGGCAGGTGGAACGCTTTGCCGGCCTGTGGGAGATGGGCGCCACGAGGGAACTGCCGCAGGTCCGGGCGCTGGCGCAGTGGCTGGAGGCGAACCGGCCGCAGACGCAGCGCACGTCCCTGATCCACGGCGACTACAGGATGGGCAATCTGATGTTCCGCAGCCACGGGGCCGTGCGCGTGCAGGCGGTCCTGGACTGGGAGATGGCCACGCTCGGGGACCCGCTGGCCGACTTGGGCTACCTCAGCGCAACGTGGGCGCAGGCAGGAACGCCGGCCACGTTGATGGAGCTGACCACCGTGACCTCCCAACCCGGCTACCCCACCCGGGAACAGCTGGCAGCCCGGTACAACGAGCATTTCGGGCTCGATTTATCCGCGCTGCCCTGGTATCAGGCGCTGGCCCTGTGGAAGGCGGCGATCTTCAGCGAGGCGATCTACACGCGGTGGCGCCAGGGTGAAGGCGGCGGGCACGACGGCGGCCAGGACGTTGGTGCGGTGCTGGAGGAGGGCGTGCCGCGGCTTCTGGACGTGGCCGCTGCCCACGCAGCGCGTTTGTAGGCTGCGGTCCGGATCAGGTGTGGATTGTGCCTGGGCCAACATCGATCAACCGGCGTTGGCTGACGGCTAGGACGGCCACGAGTCCGGCGATGGCGAGGGCCCAGCCGATGCTGACCGGGCCGGACCCCCAGTCCAGGCCGCCTCGCTGGTGCGAAACGGCCATCCAGTCCGCAAACGAGGCGCCGAGCGGGCGGGTGAGGACATAAGCCACCCAAAATGCCGGGACCGCAGGCAGGCCCAGCTTCCAGTACGCGAGCGCCGGGACCGCCATGGCAACGGCAAACAGGACGCCGGAACCCAAGTAGCCCAGGTTGAAGGTCATGGCGGTGAGATCACCGGCAGCGGTGCCCAGGGCAAAGGTGGCCAGCACGGTGGCCCAGTAGAACCCTTCACGGCTTCGGGAGGTGATGCTGTGGATGGACAGGGTCCCTTCCTTGCGCTTCCACAAGATGAACACAGCAGCAAGCACGGCGGCGTAGAAAACGGTGGACACCAGGTAGGGGACGCCGAGCCCTACATGGAGGACATCCGCGGCCATGGTGCCGAAAATGCTGACCATGACCACGGCCAACCAGTAGACCCACGGGATGTAAGCTTTCACGGCGAATTGCAGGCCCAGTGCGGCCGCAAACGCCAGTGCGCCAAGGCCGACGGCGAGTGCCGGGTCCAGGGTGTGCGCCAGGTAGTCGCTGGTGGTTTCGCCCATCCCGGTGGTCAGGACCTTGGTGACCCAAAAGATCGCCGTCACCTCGGGAACCTTTGAAATTAGCGGGGTCGCTGGCCGCGCGACCGTTGATCCGGGCCCATCCGGTGAAATCTCCTCAAGCATGATTTGGATTCTGCGCCAATTGGCTGGGAGCTACCCGTGAAGGGCGGCGACGATTACCGGAGCAGGGCCTTCAACCGCTTTGCGAGCGCACCCGCGTCAAAATGCTCCGGGTCGATGTTCTGGCCCTTACGCAGTCCCAGCCAGGCGCGGATGTTCTTGTGGTCGGGATGGCCTGGATCACGGGAAATGGCGAGCTTGTCCATCCAGCCATGCGCCCCGAACGAATCTTCCTGCGGTGCGTGGCCGCCGCCGTCGGTGCACCGGGGCAGCTCCCCGGGGGCGGCTGGCGGCAGGATGGCTTCCAGCGTGATGGTGTGCTCCCAGTCGTCGCCAAAGTCGTAATGGTAGTGCAGGGCTGAACCTGGTGCGGTCAGTAAGGAGTTCAGCGCAACATCCCTTTCGTCTAGGGGAGGTGTGCCCCAGTGATCGGCGTCGGGGTCGTCGGGGGCGTAGCGGACACCGGTGGCATGGTCTCCGATCCGGAATTCGTGCAGGTGGCGGTCTTCCCAGGCAAACAGGTGTTGGAGGAGGTCGTGGAGCTCGTCGAGGGCAATCTCGGCCGGGACCTCCACGCGGCGCCAGACGGGCGAGGTGATGTCATCGATTTGGATCTTCAGCTGGTAGGTGGCTTGTGACGGCGCACGGTTCGCGGACCTGGCAGCGGCCGCGGCCTCCGCTGCGAGTTCCTCGATCTTGTCATCGAGGAGCTTGAGCGCCGAGGCCAGCGGGCTGCGCAGCACGGGCGGGACCGTGATGTGTGTTCCGATTTCCACCAGGCCCTCCTCGGCGAACTTCCGTATCTGCGAGCCCACCATGATGGCCTCAAGTGCCTTGGGACCAGCGAGTGCGCTTGGTCCAAAGAGGAGCTCGGATTTCATCGGTTTGTTGGACGCCGCATCCGCCAGGGACAGGGCAACCATGACGTTCACTGATTTCTCGGGGTCGAAGGCCGCGTACGGAATGATGGAGTCGTAGAACAGGAAGTAGGCCAGCACCGCAGTGTCGTGGTCTGCTCCGGCCGGATTCTCGCGTAGCGCCTGGCCGATCTTGGTCAGCTTGACGTGGTTCGCGCTGACAGTGATCAGCCTGGTGTCGATCAATGCCTGCCAGTACTCCATCAGGGGTGGCAGCTGGATCATGGAGGTCACCGGTCTCGGCGCATCGGCAGCCGCCGTCGGGTCAGCCTTGGTGGTGGCGGCTCCCACGGCGTTCACGCCTACACAGGCCGCTGCCTCGGCAATGTCCTTGCGGGGCAGGAGCCGTGTGTCCGTCAACTTGCGACCCTCGCCAATCCAGGCCAGCAACGCCACGGCCCGGCGGACATAGACCAGCTGCGCCCGGGTCTCGCCGGCCTCCTGTGGGGTGAGTGGTGGAACGCTCACGTACTGCGACAGCTTGAGGCCAACCGCCGCGGCACGCTCCGGGTCCGTCATTCTCAGAAGTTGCGCCAAGTCGTTTTGCGTCCCCGCCCATGTCAGCGTGTTTTCCAGGAACTTCAGGAACGTGTGCAGGGCCAGGCCAATGCCCAGCCGCATCTCGGGGTGGAAGTCCGCCGCCGATCCCAGGATCTTGCTGGTCAGGGGGACGTCTATGTTCGTCGCATCGACGGCGGGGACGCTTTGGGCGTAGTTCTTGAAGAAATCCGCCAGCAGGCTGCAGAGCCAGTCCAGCTGTTCGGGATCCACTCCGGCTGCGGTGGCCCACGCGCGGAACCCGGGTGTTAGGGGTTCTAGGGCCCGCCGCGCCACGACGTCGGTGAAGGAGAGCACCGTCTTTGCGTCGGCGGCCGTGACCGGATTGCCAAAGCGGGACTTCTTGGACTTCGTGGCCACGGGATTCCTTCGCAGATGGAGACTGTATCCCTCAACCGTAGCTGGACGACGGCGGGTGGGGACATTTGCGCCTTGACGAGTCCCGCCGTCGTGATGAACGTATTGCCACTTGCGTGTGGCGCCGCACACATTTATGCTGATTGTGCACTATTAGAACAGTCCGTTCAGATAGTGAACAAGTGACACTGGCGGCGACTGAGCCGCACAATGTAGTGAGGAGCCCTCCTGTGCAGTTCCACCACCACGGCTATGTATCCGGTGACCCGCGCATCCAAGCAGCAGCGGGGACCGGAATTGACCGTCCCGCGGAGCTTCCCGACGAGGTGGACGTGCTCATTGTGGGCTCCGGCCCGGCGGGCATGCTGGCGGCGGCCCAACTCTCGCAGTTCCCCGGAATCACCACCCGCATGGTGGAGCGCCGCGATGGGCGCCTGGTAATCGGCCAGGCCGACGGCATCCAGGCCCGCAGCGTCGAGACGTTCCAGGCGTTCGGGTTCGCCGAACGCATCATCGCCGAGGCCTACCGAATCACCGAGATGGCGTTCTGGCGCCCGGATATAAAGGACCCCACACGCATCATCCGTGGCGGCCGCGCCGTCGACGACGCCACGGGCATCAGCGAATTCCCGCACCTGATCGTGAACCAGGCCCGTGTGCTGGACTACTTCGCCGAGGTTGCGGCCAACTCGCCAACGCGTCTGACTGCCGACTACGGCTGGGACTTCCAAGGTGTCGAGGTCACGGATGGTGTCGAGTACCCCGTGGCTGTGACGCTGGTCCGCAGTGCCGGGCCGGACGAAGGTGCCGAGCGCATTGTGCGGGCCAAGTACGTGATCGGATGTGACGGTGCCCGCAGCAAGGTACGGGACTCGATCGGCTGCACCATGGCCGGGGACAAGGCCAACCACGCGTGGGGGGTCATGGACGTCCTGGCCCGCACCGACTTCCCGGACATCCGCACCAAGTGCGCCATCCAGTCCCACGACGGCGGATCCATCCTGCTGATCCCGCGCGAAGGTGGCCACCTCTTCCGCATGTATGTGGACCTGGGCGTGGTGCCCGAGGACGACAACGGCGCCGTGCGAAACACCTCCTTGGAGACGATCATCGCCAAGGCCAACCAGATCCTACAGCCCTACACGCTCGATGTCCGCAACGTCGCCTGGCACAGCGTGTACGAGGTGGGGCACCGCCTTACCGACAGGTTTGACGACGTCCTTCCGCAGGATGTGGGGACCCGCACGCCGCGCGTTTTCATCACCGGCGACGCCTGCCACACTCACAGTGCCAAGGCCGGCCAGGGTATGAATGTCTCCATGCAGGACGGCTTTAATATCGCGTGGAAGCTCGCCCACGTCCTGGAGGGCCGCAGCCCGGAGAGCCTGCTGTCCACATATTCGGCCGAGCGCCAGGTGGTGGCGAAGAACCTCATCGACTTTGACAAGACCTGGTCCTCGCTGATGGCCAAGAAACCCGAGGAGTTCGATGACCCCTCGGAGCTGGAGGACTTCTACGTGCGCACCGCCGAATTCCCCGCGGGATTCATGACCGAGTACGCGCCGTCGCTGATCACCGGTGCTGCCACCCACCAGGGCCTGGCCACCGGATTCCCGGTCGGCAAACGCTTTAAATCGGCCATGGCCTCCCGAGTCTGCGACACCAACCCGATCCATCTGGGTCACCATGCCACGGCCGACGGCCGGTGGCGCATCTACGTCTTCGCCGACGCCGCCCCGGCCGGTGCCGCGTCACCCGCTTCGGAGTTGGCGCATTGGCTCGCCACCGCGCCCGAATCGCCCCTTGCGGCAACGCCGCAGGGGCTCGACGCCGACGCCTGGTTTGATGTGAAGGTCATCTACCAGCAGCGGCACGAGGACATTGACATCAACGCCGTGCCCGCGGTCTTCAAGCCGTTCGTGGGACCGTTTGAGCTCACCGACTACGAAAAGGTGTATGGGACGGTTTCCGGAGATGACATCTTCGATGTCCGTGGACTTAGCCGCGACGGCGTGGTGGTGGTGGTCCGCCCGGACCAGTACGTGGCTGCCGTGCTGCCGCTGACCGCGACCGCGGAGCTGGGCGATTTCTTCGGGCAGGTCCACACGGGTCAGAACGTCTAAAAGGCACGGGAAAGGGGCAGGTCCGGCAGTGGGTTCACTGCGGGACCTGCCCCTTTCGGCTGGGACTTTTGCTTGGGGCTTTTGCTTGGGATCTGCCGGGGCTACCCTAAGTCGACGACCTGGAATTCGAGCAGGTCCATGCCGCTGGCCACCGGTGCCTGGTCCGAGTGGTCGTGGCCGGCCCGCTTGGCGCGCCAATCCTCAAAGTCTTCCCGGGTTGCCCACTGCGTATAGACGAAGTAGCGGTCTTCACCGGAGACGGGGCGCAGCAGCTCGAATCGCTCAAATCCGGGGGAACCGTCCACCGAGTGCTTGCGGGCAGCGAAGCGCGCCTCCAGTTCGGACCCGGCCTCCACGGGGACGTTGAGTGCGTTTATGACAACGATGGACACGTGTGCTCCTTCCGGGATCCGGATCCGCCGGACCACCTGTCCTTCCACGCTACCGCAACACGGCCCCCGGCCATCT
This region of Arthrobacter alpinus genomic DNA includes:
- the aceB gene encoding malate synthase A; translation: MNSTNSLNGITFNGVTLTAPPIHRQEEILTPEALDFIAALNRTTTARRAQLLEARQTRRRQILSGTDPRYLSHTSAIREDPRWRVAPPAPGLEDRRVEITGPVDKKMTINALNSGAKVWLADMEDSSTPTWGNVIRGQLNLIDALERRIDFTSPEGKEYKLAPQEELPTIVVRPRGWHLPEKHLLINGKPMAGGIVDFGLFFFHNARRLIAQGKGPYFYLPKIENHLEARLWNDIFIQAQDLLGIPQGTIRATVLIETITAAFEMEEILYELRDHAAGLNAGRWDYLFSVIKNFRTRGPRYVLPDRNQITMTAPFMRAYTEQLVRACHTRGAMAIGGMAAFVPNRRDPEANANAMAKVRADKTREANDGFDGSWVAHPDLVPVAMEVFDEVLGWNPNQISRTREDVELDDRALLNIAGTQGTITEQGIRDNIWVGIQYIESWLRGHGAVALNNLMEDAATAEISRSQIWQWIHSQAITDTGELITFDWVKEMLEEEFAKMPRFDADRFEDALEIFESVALGEEFPTFLTLSAYSNYLHETADAQLLAV
- the aceA gene encoding isocitrate lyase, with protein sequence MTAAFEPAMTPEQSNAQAAAALELEWAANPRWDGIERSYGANDVVKLRGRVTEEQTLARRGAEKLWNQLRNAGPEDYTNALGALTGNQAVQQVKAGLKAIYLSGWQVAADANTSGNTYPDQSLYPVNSVPTVVRRINNALLRADQIEFSEGKQSVEDWLVPIVADAEAGFGGPLNAYELMKSMIAAGAAGVHWEDQLASEKKCGHLGGKVLIPTAQHVRTLNAARLAADVSGVPSVIIARTDAEAATLITSDVDDRDKPFITGERTAEGFYNVRNGIEPCIARGLAYAPHADLIWMETGTPDLAHAKKFAEAIRSEFPDQMLAYNCSPSFNWKKHLDDSTIAKFQRELGAMGFKFQFITLAGFHALNYSMFDLAHGYARDGMSAYVELQEREFASEDRGYTATKHQREVGTGYFDLVASALNPNSGTLALAGSTEAQQFH
- a CDS encoding helix-turn-helix transcriptional regulator encodes the protein MTNAGWNLTPSTPRENDGGASNDELDMIALGRRVRFLRKQLGMTLDDLGARVGAAPSQLSLIENGKREPKLTLLQHLAGALGVGLEQLLGAEPPSRRAALEIELERAQRGPLYQSLGLPKVRVSSRLSTEVLESLVGLQHELERRLDEQSATPEEARRANVELRMEMRARNNYYPEIESQAKDLLKAVGHDRGPLSHHVAADIAEHLGFALHYVGDLPHSTRSVTDLKNHRIYLTQGQRSDHDPRSVLLQALGHYVLGHQTPRNYADFLRQRVYTNYFAASLLMPERATVDFLKEAKAAKELAIEDIRDAFAVSYETAAHRFTNLATEHLGITTHFQKVHESGIIHKAYENDGVNFPGDHTGAIEGQAVCRFWTSRAVFEVPDKFRAFNQYTDTAVGTFWCTARTERHSSGEYSLSIGVPYAHVKWFRGRDTTERSQSKCPDPACCRRPPVALSAQWAGNAWPSTRANSHLLAAMPQGAFPGVDETEVYKFLAVHEGR
- a CDS encoding DMP19 family protein; this encodes MTTNRLPVVLTPEPASDEDVVGSNVSVVNAMYQALLTAEEMAPEALHSYFVDFYLAQSLDGGFAQYVFMTPDRVELDGYIREGLAAMGASGHLELFNRATAFFDSLSDADKDAYLEGEAIADERPDGVTAMEALDNEFEELLETEDVTGLNAAWLRSQDGLLVLDGAELAAHIAARVAEIPDLAERQAEADSANTPEFEAIIGELCALAGHDLEKITMGDPNFEHNGKNVLAWHFTTDKGSFIMIEEESEALMINPETKDVIALLEFDEDEFAIA
- a CDS encoding GIY-YIG nuclease family protein, encoding MNDLKWTAITPAKTAWQSMPFAPGIYNIYLTGGLPKNVEWPAELKPLKRGDLIYVGRATNLKSRARHHDVQTSKSTFRRSLAAILGLQAQWHGKSAHPRLTDTDEELLSAWMVSNLGTSFCVAPKLELVTDLEDAMRAELCPPFNRDGRTPEQLYVSDAAAAAQRNALRERGKPSGD
- a CDS encoding acyl-CoA dehydrogenase family protein; translation: MSGVPFAGGIGPGASFPDEVQELRARTRNFIRSTVIPAEPRPGQALNLAVRRELSEAAKAAGVYAPHVSKDFGGQGLAVEHWSPVFQEAGYSPIGPAVLNCMAPDEGNMHMLHLIGTAEQQRRYLAPLAAGEISSCFAMSEPHPGAGSDPDALLTTAIRDGKGWVINGRKRFTSGATFASFAIVMARTAESGTAPAGATMFLVPMATPGVSLGAPIHTMDKYLPGGHPHVDFDDVKVPAAAVLGEPGMGFKHAQVRLGPARLTHCMRWLGLARRALDIALDRTNSREIFGTHISQLGIAQDMIAQSVIDIETSDAIITQCAALLGVDPRSGSALSSVTKVHCSEAVYRIIDRAVQLCGGDGVSDGLPLAQYLNEVRPFRIYDGSTETHKWAIARRASAARRHAVEAGEPFQGTVNADRWQR